The genomic window ATCGCTGAGACGAGCTTATGATCCTTCATCAGTGCTTCTCGGATGATCTGGTTCGAAGGACTATTGAGAACACCCTGCGAAGTAATGAAAGCCAGTATTCCACCGTCACGAAGCGTGTCGCTTCCCTTTATGAAAAAGTAGTTGTGTATACTTCTAGCAGCACGTTCCCGAGCGGGATCTTTACTTCTGGAATAGGAGAGGTCAAAAACGGAAGTATCCCCGAAAGGGATATTGCTGGCAATGACGTCATAGCTTCCGAGTTCCCTGTCAGGGATTTCTTCAAATCCTTTAATCCGGATATCGCTATCAGGATAGAGGTTTCTGAGTATTTTCCCTGTCAACAGGTCTTTTTCGTAAGCTGTTGCCTGGATTTCACTACCTTCTGAAAACGACCGTATAAAGTCGCCGATTCCGCCGGAGGGCTCCAAGAATTTCTGAACAGAAACACCTCTTTCTTTTATCACACCGGATATAGTATCAATAATTTTAGGTGGTGTATAAAAGGCTGTGAGAACGGAGTTTCGCATACTGTCCACATACCGCCGGTACTCTTTTTCATCCACCGAATTATCACGTAACAACTGAAACAGCTCCCAGGTAAGCGAAAACAATTCCTTCTCCGACTTCCAGGACTTTATATCATCCAGATCTTCTGCACGGTTAAGAATTGACTTGAGCCCACCAAATCCACTGTACTGCTGTAATAGAAGCTTTTCACCAGTGGTTGCTTTTCGTTTCTCCTTTTCCAGTGTAAAAGCAATCCGAAGGGCATCGATGTTCTGTTGGAGGTGAAACCTCTTACTGAAGCCCATGATCTTCGATCCATAGTTGGATAGTACCGATCAGCTCCGTATACAGAAGATCGTAGTCCGTTGTATACGCAAAGTCATCGGTAAGTTCGTAACCACCGAAAACGGGTTCACATACAGACATCATTTTTAGGGCAAAAGGTCGCAGCTCTTCATCTGCCATGATTGTATCAAATTCTTCACACACCACCTGGAATATCGTATCAAATTTGGAAAAATGAAGTCCTTCAAATAAGACGAAATCAGCAACCATATCACATTGCTCTATCGAATTTCCTGATTTGAAAGCTTCCTGGTAGGTGAATGCAGCATCTTGGGACCGCTGGTCTATAAATCCTGTATTACCCCGTAGTTCAGGGTAACTGGTATCAAGTAGTTCCTGTAGTCGTAATCTGAAGTACGACAGCTCTTTTTTTTCTGTTTCCATAATGTATTATTGTATAATAAAAAGCTAAATTAGGATGTGTGCGAAAGGAATTCTTTTCTGGGGAAGGGATTGGCGCCGGAATGCCAGTATTTGGCTAGTGCCTGTTTTAAGCCAAGAGTCAATAAAAAATCACCGTCAATTATTTATTATTTCCTTCGCCCTTTGTTTTGCGGAAATTCAAAGGACGATTCTGCTTTTTCATTAAGAATAATATACGCATCGAACTTTTTGCCTGCTGCACTTTTCATTCCTTTAATAAGTGATGTTCTACCCCTTAAAACAAGAGATTCAATATCGGAAAGACTAATGCTAATGCCACAGATTTTTCGGTACTGTAACCAGCGGCAATCTTCACCCGGGCATTTCACAACAGTATCCCTTATAAGAAGTCTATGACCCTTGCATTTTGGGCAGGTGAGATCAGGCTGTAGATCAGTATGAATTGAAGCAGTCAGCAGTTCATGAGTAATACTATCGGTATATTGTTCAATATCCTTCTGAAACATTGACGCATCGGCTTCTCCATTTTCTATTTTTTGCAGAACCAGTTCCCACTCTGCTGTCATTGCTGCATTCGCAATCTTTTTGTCAGCAACCAGCTGGTACACCTGAAGCCCCTTTTCAGTAGGAATCAGGGATCTCTTTTCTCTTGTAATGTAATTCCTGGCAAAAAGTGTTTCTATTATAGCCGCCCTTGTGGCGGGTGTGCCGATCCCAATGTTTTGCAAGGCTTTACGTTCCTCTTCATTTTCGATTGCCTTGCCTGCAGTTTCCATAGCTGTGAGCAGTGCTGCTTCATCATACAAGACTGGAGGCTTGGTCTTTTTTTCTAGTACCTTGGCATTTTTTATCTTCAGTTCTTCACCCTTTTGAAACTTAGGAAGTTCTTGTACCAGTTCAGTAACTTCATCTGATGAACTTCCCTGAACACTGCGCCAGCCGGGTTGGATAGTTTTAGAACCTTTTACAATAAAATCGTAATGTAGCACCTGAACATGGGCTTGGGTAAGTTCTTTCAGACAAGGTTGTGATACGGCTTCAAGCAATCTCAGAGCGATCATATCGTAAATGGTATTCTCCCTGGCGGGTAAATCAGATGGTAGCTTTTCAGTGATGAGCAGCCCATGATGATCCGTTACTTTCAAATCATTGACAATGCGTTTATTAAAACGTCCCCACGGAATATCGTTCAAGGCCTCCTTGAAGGATTCTCTGTCTGTCAAAGTGCGAACAAGACCCGGTATCTCCGGCCACACGTCTTCAGAAATATAATTACTTCCGGTGCGGGGATAGGTTATGTACTGCTTTTCGTAAAGGCTTTGAGCGATTTCCAATGTTTCCTCCGCTGAGAGTCCGAGGCTTTTATTGGCTGCTTTCTGAAGACCCGTTAAATCAAATAACAAAGGTGGCTGCTCTGTAACAGCTTTTATCTCTACAGCAGTGATTGTGACTTTTTCTTCACGACCGATAACCCTCAGCGCATCCTCGGCCTGTTTTTTATTATCCCATCGGGTTTGGGAAAGGCTTTTAAATTCTGTATAGTCCTTTCGGTGGTCAAGTTCAATCTGAAAGTAATCTTTAACCGTAAAGTTCTTGTGATCAAAATATCGAGTACATATGAGTGCCAGTGTCGGGGTCTGTACTCTTCCAAGCGAATATGAGCCACTTCCGGCGGAAATAGAAAGCGCTTGTGAGGCATTGATCCCTACCAGCCAGTCAGCACGGCTCCGGCTTTCCGCTGCCCGATACAACCCTTCAAATTCACTTCCCGGTTTAAGATTCTCAAAACCTTTTCGGATAGCTTTCTCTGTCAGAGAGCTGATCCAAAGTCTTTCAAATGGTTTGTTGCATTTCAGATATTCGTATATGAAACGGAAGATAAGCTCACCTTCCCGACCTGCATCAGTTGCAACGATAATACTGTCTGCGCGATTAATTACCTGACCGATAATCTTCAGTTGTTTTAAAGCCGCCGGATCGGGTGCGTATGTTTTATCCTTTTTTAGTTTTCGTACTGTTAATATAAAGGGATCAGGCAGGATAGGCAGGTTTTCCTTTTGAAATCCAGATAATCCATAATCTATGGGCATCCCCAGTGCCACTAAATGGCCCAAAGCCCAGGTGATTAGATAACCATTTCCTTCCAGATACCCATCTTTTTTTTCCGAAGCACCCAGAAGGAAAGCTATTTCCCTTGCTACACTTGGTTTTTCTGCTATTACTGCTTTCATAGATTTATTATTTAGAGTTTTTACTGAATAGAAATGGAATGCCTAGGCATTCCACTTCTGAATACTTAAGTAGTATTTGTATTTAGAGTTTTTGTTTCACCTTATTACGAGGTTTTTCCTGCTTTTGTTGTTGCTTTTTGCTGTCAGGTTCAGTTTGACCGGTCTTTAGTGGTTCCTTTAGGTTTTTAGTTGCTTCATTCGTTTTTCCCTCTGAGTTCACGGCTACTTGCGTTTTATGCCCTTCAACAGGCACAACTTTCTCTTTCAGCATATTGGCATTCTTGAAAGAAAAATCAATATTGCCGGTTGCTTTATTAAATGTGATATACCCATCATACGATTTTCCTTTTTTGTCGGTAAGCCCCTCAACATAAACAGTCTGGCCGGTTTTAAACTTCTCATATTGCTCTTTATCAAGTTCCTTTTCTCTAAAGTACCTTGGGGCCACATATTCATCGCCAATCTTGACCTGCTCTCTTTTGGCAGCAGTCCTGTCGAAGAGGAACTCTACTAATCGTTTATCCGCATTGAATTGAATAGTAGCATCGAAGGGTTCTCCTTTTTTAGAAATCATATCTTTGACAAGAAGTGGCTCTCCTTTCATTAAACTTTGTTTCTGCTCATCATTAAGTTTCACCCCTTTTATCTCATCCGGAATTTTTATCCAGTCTGTTCTAAGTGCCACCAGTTCATTGGTCATCCGGTCAACGCTGATGATTGACGGAATTTTTTCTTTGGTCTTGGGATGTGTCAGGTCAACAACCCGACCCATATTGCCTGTGGCCTGGAGCTTTTCTTTGTCTTCAGGGGTAAATTCGTGACCAAAGAATGGATAGTTTAGGTTGGGCTCTTTGCGAATGCCATGGATTCCCATTACCACTTTTCCATCTCCACTTTCCTGCAAGGAGAGTCGCGCATCCAGGCGGATAATGGAACTCCCTAGATTGAGACTGACCGGAACCAGTTCATTCGTCTTATATCCCTTTAATAGGGGTTCCAGGAGATTCATCCTTTCCAATTTCTCCCTGTTTAACCCCAGATTAGACATCGTTTCCCAATCGATCTGTTCAGGTTTATAACGATATTCACTGGTTTCCTGCGTAACGGCAGCTTT from Chryseobacterium wanjuense includes these protein-coding regions:
- a CDS encoding DUF1896 domain-containing protein gives rise to the protein METEKKELSYFRLRLQELLDTSYPELRGNTGFIDQRSQDAAFTYQEAFKSGNSIEQCDMVADFVLFEGLHFSKFDTIFQVVCEEFDTIMADEELRPFALKMMSVCEPVFGGYELTDDFAYTTDYDLLYTELIGTIQLWIEDHGLQ
- a CDS encoding type IA DNA topoisomerase, producing the protein MKAVIAEKPSVAREIAFLLGASEKKDGYLEGNGYLITWALGHLVALGMPIDYGLSGFQKENLPILPDPFILTVRKLKKDKTYAPDPAALKQLKIIGQVINRADSIIVATDAGREGELIFRFIYEYLKCNKPFERLWISSLTEKAIRKGFENLKPGSEFEGLYRAAESRSRADWLVGINASQALSISAGSGSYSLGRVQTPTLALICTRYFDHKNFTVKDYFQIELDHRKDYTEFKSLSQTRWDNKKQAEDALRVIGREEKVTITAVEIKAVTEQPPLLFDLTGLQKAANKSLGLSAEETLEIAQSLYEKQYITYPRTGSNYISEDVWPEIPGLVRTLTDRESFKEALNDIPWGRFNKRIVNDLKVTDHHGLLITEKLPSDLPARENTIYDMIALRLLEAVSQPCLKELTQAHVQVLHYDFIVKGSKTIQPGWRSVQGSSSDEVTELVQELPKFQKGEELKIKNAKVLEKKTKPPVLYDEAALLTAMETAGKAIENEEERKALQNIGIGTPATRAAIIETLFARNYITREKRSLIPTEKGLQVYQLVADKKIANAAMTAEWELVLQKIENGEADASMFQKDIEQYTDSITHELLTASIHTDLQPDLTCPKCKGHRLLIRDTVVKCPGEDCRWLQYRKICGISISLSDIESLVLRGRTSLIKGMKSAAGKKFDAYIILNEKAESSFEFPQNKGRRK
- a CDS encoding DUF3945 domain-containing protein, which codes for MNEEINPKAGVSADGQLSEILLVLDKQQNKIQAVTGIDKDGKLNTVDATKKNQNQFMKIDLNGDAFTNFFSNFFRQLKDPTRFSFFKVPIAEAVETAGKMQKQVDNPDEKNKKILADHEVKVPEETQKKDQKQTQNTMETTQTTQKAAVTQETSEYRYKPEQIDWETMSNLGLNREKLERMNLLEPLLKGYKTNELVPVSLNLGSSIIRLDARLSLQESGDGKVVMGIHGIRKEPNLNYPFFGHEFTPEDKEKLQATGNMGRVVDLTHPKTKEKIPSIISVDRMTNELVALRTDWIKIPDEIKGVKLNDEQKQSLMKGEPLLVKDMISKKGEPFDATIQFNADKRLVEFLFDRTAAKREQVKIGDEYVAPRYFREKELDKEQYEKFKTGQTVYVEGLTDKKGKSYDGYITFNKATGNIDFSFKNANMLKEKVVPVEGHKTQVAVNSEGKTNEATKNLKEPLKTGQTEPDSKKQQQKQEKPRNKVKQKL